From Bacteroidota bacterium, the proteins below share one genomic window:
- a CDS encoding TetR/AcrR family transcriptional regulator yields MGIAERKDRERQEMKSLILQAATRMFIEEGYEKTSLRKIAEQIEYSPATIYLYYADKDELFFAIHDEAFKHFFETMYGLDSVTDPFERLVQLGQRYIDFSMKNPELYDLMFLMEAPMKSQQVCEEWGHGDRSWEALYQIISECIAAGYFKSGDALNISRLVFSFMHGLMTVYIRRKKMMEDVEAGVTAEESVLQAFTYFKNVLRGL; encoded by the coding sequence ATGGGAATCGCAGAGAGAAAAGACCGGGAACGGCAGGAAATGAAGAGCCTGATTCTTCAGGCGGCCACCCGCATGTTTATCGAAGAGGGATACGAAAAAACCAGCCTCCGGAAAATTGCAGAACAGATCGAATACAGTCCGGCCACCATCTATCTGTATTATGCAGACAAGGATGAATTATTCTTTGCCATTCATGATGAGGCCTTTAAGCACTTTTTTGAAACCATGTACGGATTGGACTCGGTCACCGACCCTTTTGAGCGTTTGGTTCAGCTTGGGCAGCGGTACATAGACTTTTCAATGAAAAACCCTGAATTGTATGATCTGATGTTTCTCATGGAAGCCCCGATGAAAAGCCAGCAGGTTTGTGAAGAGTGGGGACATGGTGATCGCAGCTGGGAGGCATTGTACCAGATTATCAGTGAGTGCATTGCGGCCGGCTATTTTAAATCCGGCGATGCTCTGAATATCTCAAGACTGGTCTTTTCCTTCATGCATGGGCTGATGACGGTCTACATCCGCCGGAAAAAAATGATGGAAGATGTTGAAGCCGGGGTTACCGCCGAGGAATCAGTCCTGCAGGCCTTTACCTATTTCAAAAACGTTTTAAGAGGACTTTAA
- a CDS encoding TolC family protein translates to MTVSPLVLKAQMVLESYVRQALESNLMLKQAELSEKQAREKLSQARALFFPDLTLMSDYTRADGGRSINIPVGTLLNPVYSTLNQLTGTSGFPQIKNVSEQLLPNDFQDSRIRVTQPVFNAGIWFNYQIQSELSAIKAAERQAAANAVQFEVISAWHQWMKGVAAEAIYRQNLALMQDLRKVNESQVGQGMATIDILFAADAEIASLEAKLAEATGQVSVASSYFNFLLNRPLNEPILADTVFTESFVSVPALSDLALNAKANRPEIRQTALMTAVAGHQKNLSLSTLLLPEVTVIGDFGYQGNTYRFNAEQEYWMVVLNLKWNLFSGGKDWSARQEMAYQFDQAGVRSEEIRRQIELEVIQAAENLNTARKARKAAASGREAAEKQLDIVLKKYRQQQALFIELNDARTRLETARLNESVSRHEVQIREAALKLAIGLN, encoded by the coding sequence ATGACTGTAAGTCCACTGGTGCTTAAGGCCCAGATGGTGCTCGAATCGTATGTGCGTCAGGCTCTTGAGTCGAACCTGATGCTCAAACAAGCCGAGTTATCAGAAAAGCAGGCCCGAGAGAAACTGAGCCAGGCGCGGGCTCTTTTCTTCCCGGATTTGACCCTGATGAGTGACTATACCAGGGCGGATGGTGGCCGGTCCATCAACATTCCGGTGGGAACACTGTTGAATCCGGTTTATTCCACCCTGAATCAACTGACCGGAACTTCCGGCTTCCCGCAGATCAAAAATGTCAGTGAACAATTGCTGCCAAATGATTTTCAGGATTCAAGAATCAGGGTGACCCAACCGGTATTTAATGCGGGCATCTGGTTTAACTATCAGATTCAATCAGAGCTTTCTGCCATAAAGGCCGCTGAACGTCAGGCTGCCGCCAATGCGGTCCAGTTCGAGGTGATCTCGGCCTGGCATCAATGGATGAAGGGAGTCGCGGCGGAAGCGATATACCGTCAGAATCTGGCCCTGATGCAGGATCTCAGGAAGGTGAACGAATCACAGGTCGGTCAGGGAATGGCTACAATCGACATTCTGTTTGCCGCCGATGCCGAAATCGCCAGTCTGGAGGCAAAGCTGGCCGAAGCTACCGGACAGGTTTCAGTGGCCAGCTCCTATTTCAATTTTCTGTTGAACCGGCCCCTGAATGAGCCAATTTTGGCCGATACGGTATTCACAGAGTCCTTTGTGTCGGTTCCGGCTCTATCCGATCTGGCACTTAATGCAAAGGCAAACCGCCCCGAGATCAGACAAACAGCGCTGATGACCGCCGTGGCCGGGCATCAGAAAAATCTGTCCCTATCCACGCTTCTTCTTCCGGAGGTGACGGTCATCGGTGACTTTGGGTATCAGGGAAATACTTACAGGTTTAACGCTGAACAGGAATACTGGATGGTGGTTCTGAACCTGAAATGGAATCTGTTTTCAGGGGGGAAGGACTGGTCCGCAAGGCAGGAAATGGCTTATCAGTTTGATCAGGCCGGCGTCAGGTCAGAGGAGATCCGTCGCCAGATCGAACTGGAAGTGATCCAGGCGGCCGAAAACCTGAACACGGCAAGAAAAGCAAGAAAAGCAGCCGCCTCGGGAAGGGAAGCAGCTGAAAAACAATTGGATATCGTTCTGAAAAAATACAGACAGCAGCAGGCTTTGTTTATAGAACTGAATGATGCACGAACCCGGCTGGAAACAGCCCGCCTGAATGAATCGGTGTCGCGCCATGAGGTCCAGATCCGCGAAGCAGCACTGAAACTGGCTATTGGACTTAATTAA
- a CDS encoding efflux RND transporter periplasmic adaptor subunit: MKTSFYQLLMLPVFLVGFNACTKSDAQEIQNQDELVPVKVSQVVADTLRPLVVVSGPIRSDSEAALSFKTGGIIREILVSEGDHFTAGQSLATLDLTEISALVAQATIAVGKAERDFNRVSALYQENAATLEQLQNVTTALELAKRDLTIAGFNESFSVIRAPYSGQIVRKLMNKGEMAGPGIPVLLTTSTNKSDWVIKASVSDKDWAILQPGQQAVVFLDAWPEVRFEGEVVRKAAGSDPVTGRFPVDVRIRTNHLTPAPGMFATAEIRPVISRQPVTRIPLGAIVEGNGKKAFVYVPLSDGRRVKKVPVTLSQLDNEFAWVANGLSGISEVVSAGSPFLTESSFISIIQ, from the coding sequence ATGAAAACGAGTTTTTATCAATTACTTATGCTGCCGGTGTTTCTGGTCGGATTTAACGCCTGCACCAAGAGTGATGCACAGGAAATCCAGAACCAGGACGAACTGGTTCCGGTAAAGGTCAGTCAGGTGGTGGCAGATACCCTGCGCCCGCTGGTGGTGGTTTCCGGACCCATCCGTTCAGATTCCGAAGCGGCCCTTTCATTTAAAACGGGTGGGATAATCCGGGAAATCCTGGTCAGTGAAGGGGATCATTTCACAGCCGGCCAGAGTCTGGCCACTCTTGATCTGACGGAAATTTCTGCACTGGTAGCTCAGGCAACCATCGCGGTGGGGAAGGCGGAAAGAGATTTTAATCGGGTATCTGCATTGTATCAGGAAAACGCAGCCACCCTCGAACAGCTTCAGAACGTAACCACGGCTCTTGAATTGGCCAAACGCGATTTAACCATTGCAGGCTTCAATGAATCGTTTTCCGTCATTCGTGCCCCCTATTCCGGTCAGATTGTCAGAAAACTCATGAATAAAGGGGAAATGGCCGGTCCGGGAATCCCTGTTCTGCTGACCACATCAACCAATAAATCCGATTGGGTGATTAAAGCATCAGTCTCTGATAAGGATTGGGCCATTTTACAACCCGGCCAGCAGGCGGTGGTTTTTCTGGATGCCTGGCCTGAGGTGCGTTTTGAAGGTGAAGTGGTCCGGAAAGCTGCTGGTTCAGATCCCGTTACCGGTCGTTTCCCGGTTGACGTCCGGATCAGGACCAACCACCTCACCCCTGCGCCCGGCATGTTTGCCACTGCCGAAATTCGTCCGGTAATCAGCCGCCAACCGGTCACACGCATTCCCCTCGGGGCCATTGTGGAAGGCAATGGGAAAAAGGCGTTCGTTTACGTTCCCCTCAGTGATGGCCGACGGGTGAAAAAAGTGCCGGTGACGCTCTCTCAGTTAGACAACGAATTCGCCTGGGTTGCAAACGGACTTTCCGGCATCAGTGAGGTTGTATCGGCTGGTTCACCCTTTCTCACCGAATCCTCTTTCATTTCCATCATTCAATAA